One genomic region from Terriglobus aquaticus encodes:
- a CDS encoding anti-sigma factor domain-containing protein: protein MIDPTITAEDLVLYALGLLEGEEQTQVETMLRKSTAAREELANIRGDLALFAMGAEQHTPPALTRQRLLKQVARERRTVPVDVPVQDRVIPEPHTFRMDRDAPNGDRESSRKTPAPALPQRRETMAPDPLDDPSPYPGPVIKPLPTRTFPRQQQVVTPSQPQTQPPAARRLREVQAASPDHAGDSFSASGASFAADPSLSGAERQTFSPDPQVFPREARSMATSSTAHSVTMFEQHFAADGTKHKVQPDLPPDPEPYTARRPDPLEALESVQDTFVASAAAREDNFGFSAYRDREADEPRGSGVARWMGWAGWSLAAAVTVAAVFALRDDFNLREQVSQQQTALSAAEASASRSETVLQTLQSASTQHFQLAATDAAPTPNGRVAYLPERGTLVFQGSNLETLQPYKTYELWLIPVGQGRQPVPAGLFKPDAHGYATVVLPPLPKGLVAANFGVTIEDDGGSSTPTLPILLVGQQS, encoded by the coding sequence ATGATCGACCCAACCATTACAGCCGAAGATTTGGTTCTGTACGCCCTGGGTCTCCTGGAGGGCGAGGAACAGACCCAGGTGGAAACGATGCTGCGGAAGTCCACCGCCGCGCGCGAGGAGCTGGCGAATATTCGCGGTGACCTGGCGCTGTTCGCCATGGGCGCGGAACAGCACACACCACCCGCGCTGACGCGGCAGCGGCTGCTGAAGCAGGTCGCTCGGGAACGGCGTACGGTGCCGGTCGACGTTCCGGTGCAGGATCGTGTGATCCCGGAGCCACACACCTTCCGCATGGATCGGGATGCGCCAAACGGCGACCGAGAAAGTAGCCGCAAGACGCCAGCACCGGCACTTCCGCAACGCAGGGAGACCATGGCACCGGATCCGCTCGACGATCCTTCGCCGTATCCCGGGCCGGTGATCAAGCCGCTGCCTACGCGTACCTTCCCGCGGCAGCAACAAGTTGTAACGCCCAGTCAGCCACAGACGCAACCTCCAGCTGCCCGTAGATTGCGGGAGGTGCAGGCAGCTTCACCGGACCATGCGGGTGACAGCTTCTCTGCATCGGGTGCGAGCTTTGCGGCTGACCCAAGCCTCTCCGGGGCGGAGCGGCAGACGTTTTCACCCGACCCGCAGGTCTTCCCGCGCGAGGCTCGTTCCATGGCGACGAGTTCCACGGCGCACTCGGTGACCATGTTCGAGCAGCATTTTGCGGCAGATGGAACCAAGCACAAGGTGCAACCGGATTTGCCACCCGATCCAGAGCCATACACCGCGCGCCGGCCCGATCCGCTGGAAGCGCTGGAGAGCGTTCAGGACACATTTGTGGCGTCTGCGGCGGCCCGGGAGGATAACTTCGGGTTTAGTGCATACCGCGACCGGGAGGCCGACGAGCCACGCGGGAGTGGGGTGGCGCGGTGGATGGGCTGGGCGGGCTGGTCGCTCGCAGCCGCGGTGACGGTCGCCGCCGTGTTTGCCCTGCGAGACGACTTCAACCTGCGGGAGCAGGTTTCGCAACAGCAGACAGCCCTTTCGGCAGCAGAAGCGAGTGCGTCGAGGTCCGAGACGGTGCTGCAGACGCTGCAGAGCGCCTCCACGCAGCACTTTCAGCTTGCGGCGACGGATGCGGCGCCAACACCGAACGGCCGTGTGGCGTACCTGCCGGAGCGCGGGACGCTCGTTTTCCAGGGCAGCAACCTGGAGACGCTGCAGCCGTACAAGACTTACGAACTGTGGCTGATTCCGGTCGGCCAGGGACGGCAGCCTGTGCCGGCAGGATTGTTCAAACCGGATGCGCACGGCTATGCCACCGTGGTTCTGCCGCCCTTGCCGAAGGGGCTGGTGGCCGCGAACTTTGGCGTGACGATCGAGGATGACGGCGGGTCAAGCACGCCTACCCTTCCGATCCTGCTGGTCGGGCAGCAATCGTAA
- a CDS encoding RNA polymerase sigma factor has protein sequence MEEADISFRRNALRSHPAGKSVRSSGVETPKATPAGTLAAMEDGTLLALVGQGDENAMATLFDRYSRVVYSVALRVLRDPSAAEDVLQDAFMHLWRKPDAVVVNRGAIGAWLAVVARNRSIDMLRRQKPSESVEEVALPSGVDVAVDAERTYLMERVRALIGRMPVEQRKTLEMAFFDGLTHSEIADTTGDPLGTVKTRIRTALLSLRKAMVA, from the coding sequence ATGGAAGAAGCGGACATCTCATTTCGCCGGAACGCGCTGCGATCCCATCCAGCGGGCAAGTCTGTGCGTTCCTCTGGTGTGGAGACGCCGAAGGCAACACCGGCCGGGACGCTGGCGGCCATGGAAGACGGCACGCTGCTGGCACTGGTTGGGCAGGGTGACGAGAATGCCATGGCTACCTTGTTCGACCGCTATTCACGCGTGGTCTACTCCGTGGCGCTGCGCGTGCTGCGCGATCCCAGCGCTGCCGAAGACGTGTTGCAGGACGCGTTTATGCACCTGTGGCGCAAACCCGATGCGGTTGTGGTGAACCGGGGAGCGATTGGAGCGTGGCTCGCGGTCGTCGCGCGAAACCGCTCCATCGATATGTTGCGGAGGCAGAAGCCCTCTGAATCGGTGGAGGAGGTAGCGTTGCCGTCGGGCGTGGACGTTGCGGTGGACGCCGAACGCACTTATTTGATGGAGCGCGTGCGAGCCCTGATAGGGCGCATGCCGGTGGAACAGCGCAAGACTCTGGAGATGGCCTTTTTTGACGGCCTGACCCATTCGGAGATTGCAGACACCACGGGTGACCCGCTGGGCACGGTCAAAACCCGTATTCGAACGGCGTTGCTTTCCCTGAGAAAGGCGATGGTCGCATGA
- a CDS encoding TlyA family RNA methyltransferase, which produces MPATDGFVRLDKLLVDRGLVASRERASAMVLAGRVLVNEQKVTKAGTAIAVDSALRLLGDDIPFVSRGGLKLQGALDHWKLSLTGRGAVDIGASTGGFTDCMLQRGAAAVVAVDTGYGQMAVPLRDDPRLRLLERTNARTLAPASLLAEYALLRAGIPVAPPQPDFFAMDVSFIGASLVLPAVVSALSAPERPFQGEAVILVKPQFEAGREWVGKGGIVRDPEAHRIAIDRVRSTVVDLGAQHTDITESPITGTEGNREFLLYARFHAGTNGEPSDP; this is translated from the coding sequence ATGCCTGCAACCGACGGCTTCGTGCGCCTGGATAAGCTGCTTGTCGATCGTGGCCTGGTCGCCTCACGCGAGCGTGCCTCGGCCATGGTCCTTGCCGGCCGCGTACTCGTGAACGAGCAAAAGGTCACAAAGGCCGGTACTGCTATCGCTGTGGACAGCGCGCTCCGTCTGCTCGGCGACGACATCCCATTCGTCAGCCGGGGCGGCCTGAAGCTGCAAGGTGCCCTGGATCACTGGAAGCTGTCCCTCACAGGTCGGGGTGCTGTCGACATCGGTGCGTCCACCGGGGGCTTCACCGACTGCATGCTGCAGCGGGGTGCAGCAGCCGTGGTGGCGGTCGACACGGGATACGGCCAGATGGCCGTTCCGCTGCGAGACGACCCGCGCCTCCGCCTTTTGGAGCGCACCAACGCTCGCACGCTCGCGCCCGCGTCGCTCCTGGCTGAGTACGCTCTACTGCGCGCGGGCATTCCCGTCGCTCCGCCCCAACCCGATTTCTTCGCGATGGACGTCTCCTTTATCGGAGCATCGCTCGTTCTGCCCGCAGTCGTGAGCGCGCTCTCCGCTCCTGAGCGACCCTTCCAGGGCGAGGCTGTCATTCTCGTCAAACCCCAGTTCGAAGCCGGGCGCGAGTGGGTGGGCAAGGGCGGCATCGTGCGCGACCCGGAGGCACACAGAATCGCCATCGATCGCGTTCGGAGCACCGTTGTGGACCTCGGTGCGCAACACACCGACATCACGGAATCGCCGATCACCGGCACCGAGGGCAATCGCGAGTTTCTCCTCTACGCTCGCTTTCACGCCGGCACCAACGGTGAGCCTTCCGACCCGTAA
- a CDS encoding NAD(+)/NADH kinase: MPSIAIVSKPQKPELQGILRDLLQWLQQRSMTAVLDETSACYVDQQGIQRESLPAHKPDLVVVLGGDGTLLSVARAFAQTSTPLLSVNLGSLGFLTEVPLEELYRTLEAWCEGTSDEDERGMMRVTLTRTQGEPLQWDVLNDVVLTKGAIARIGEYVVELDGELVAKFRADGVIVSTPTGSTAYNLAANGPIVMANVNATVVTPICPHLLTVRPIVVPGDAEIRLHVEGIADQTYLTIDGQEAVELKLGDQVHCVRSPYSVHLVRLGQHGLFNVLRSKLKWGQR; this comes from the coding sequence ATGCCGAGCATCGCCATTGTTTCCAAGCCCCAGAAGCCGGAGCTGCAGGGCATCCTGCGAGATTTGCTCCAGTGGCTCCAGCAGCGCAGCATGACGGCCGTGCTCGACGAGACCTCCGCCTGCTATGTGGACCAGCAGGGCATCCAGCGGGAAAGCCTTCCGGCCCACAAGCCTGACCTTGTGGTGGTGCTGGGTGGCGACGGCACGCTGCTCTCGGTCGCCCGCGCCTTTGCGCAAACCTCCACCCCGCTGCTCAGCGTCAACCTGGGTTCACTCGGGTTTTTGACCGAAGTGCCCCTGGAGGAGCTCTACCGCACTCTGGAAGCCTGGTGTGAGGGCACCTCCGACGAAGACGAACGCGGCATGATGCGCGTGACCCTGACTCGCACCCAAGGCGAACCCCTGCAGTGGGACGTCCTGAACGATGTCGTTCTGACCAAGGGTGCCATCGCCCGCATCGGCGAGTACGTGGTCGAACTGGACGGGGAACTCGTCGCGAAGTTCCGCGCCGACGGCGTCATCGTTTCCACCCCAACCGGATCCACTGCTTACAACCTTGCAGCGAATGGCCCGATCGTCATGGCGAACGTGAACGCGACGGTGGTCACGCCCATCTGTCCGCACCTGCTTACGGTCCGGCCCATCGTTGTTCCCGGCGACGCAGAGATCCGGCTGCACGTTGAAGGCATTGCCGACCAAACCTACCTGACCATCGACGGCCAGGAAGCAGTTGAGCTGAAACTCGGAGACCAAGTTCACTGCGTGCGTTCGCCGTACAGCGTCCACCTGGTTCGCCTCGGCCAGCACGGCCTGTTCAATGTTCTCCGCTCCAAACTCAAGTGGGGCCAGCGCTAG
- a CDS encoding winged helix-turn-helix domain-containing protein: MLYRFGDFELDEEGFSLTLRGRRVSLEPRALSVLFILAGNAGKLLDKQTLLEAVWKDTFVEETTLTRAIAIIRKQLGDDARAPHFIETVPTRGYRFIAPVERSSAGEAIQPPVEPQPAATEQASSSGVALEQPEFESVPQPPNTELPSATPATPVWNRPRLFTFAAVGGALLAAAVSSFLLWRSHSRQPLSTRDTLVLADFVNTTGDAAFDIALRQGLLVQLDQSPVLRLASDTQVRKTLKRMGQREDAPLTGPVAREVCQRLGGSVVLDGSITRLGDTFVIGLHARRCSSGEEVDAEQVQLLHKEDALEAIGKIATQFRTRLGEATQTLHDFDTPLAEATTPSLEALSAFSRGMQAFNTKGSSAAIPLFRYATELDPEFAWAHAWLGRMYADLGREDQAMESTRRAHELRNRASERERFTIDVSYDLLVTGNLKHAKDACEAWIQMYPRDVYPRAFLSTSIYPAYGQYERMLEESRDIIELDPDFVVGYRNAAVSLIALNRADEAAEVLQRATQRKLFLASFVTDEYRIAYLKGDEHGMEQALQTAPRNPWLLYYHAATLARAGQVKQAEEFRSRALDLARQSLRQDMEAEFMVGSAFTDLFYGDRGRAAQTLRAALKLPSGRYTQASAALAMAILGNAPEATSMARELGKRFPEDTALQNNCIPAIDAAVALHQNKPQVALDLLNRTSQFGLSLPLYATFLRGQAQLALRHGPDAAASFRAIVDHPGLVLNDPLGSVAQMHLAQANALSGSHTSDLATADLPRQSQPGSRRDIPPPYMARELAEVR, from the coding sequence ATGCTCTATCGATTCGGAGATTTCGAACTCGACGAAGAAGGCTTTTCGCTCACTCTTCGGGGCAGGCGGGTTTCGCTGGAGCCGCGTGCTCTGTCGGTGCTCTTCATCCTGGCGGGCAATGCGGGCAAGCTGCTGGACAAGCAGACCCTGCTTGAGGCTGTCTGGAAAGACACGTTCGTCGAAGAAACTACCCTCACTCGCGCCATCGCCATCATCCGAAAGCAGCTTGGCGACGACGCACGAGCGCCCCACTTCATTGAGACCGTGCCAACCAGGGGCTACCGGTTCATCGCTCCGGTGGAGCGTTCAAGCGCGGGCGAAGCGATCCAGCCACCGGTTGAGCCGCAGCCTGCCGCTACAGAACAGGCGTCGTCTTCCGGGGTTGCTCTAGAACAGCCTGAGTTCGAATCTGTTCCGCAGCCCCCAAACACGGAGCTGCCGAGCGCCACACCCGCCACCCCCGTTTGGAACAGACCGCGCCTCTTTACCTTCGCAGCTGTAGGCGGTGCTTTGCTCGCCGCGGCGGTGTCTTCCTTCCTTTTGTGGCGCAGCCATTCCCGGCAGCCACTCAGCACCAGAGACACCCTCGTGCTGGCCGACTTCGTCAACACCACAGGCGATGCGGCCTTCGACATAGCGCTCCGACAAGGGCTGCTGGTGCAACTCGATCAGTCGCCCGTCCTTCGCCTCGCCAGCGATACCCAGGTTCGTAAAACACTCAAGCGCATGGGGCAGAGGGAAGACGCGCCGCTGACCGGTCCTGTCGCTCGCGAGGTGTGCCAGCGCCTGGGCGGAAGCGTTGTGCTGGACGGTTCCATCACCCGCCTGGGCGATACGTTCGTCATTGGCCTGCACGCTCGCAGGTGCAGCTCCGGCGAGGAGGTGGATGCAGAGCAGGTCCAGTTGCTCCACAAAGAGGACGCGCTGGAAGCGATCGGAAAGATCGCCACCCAGTTCCGCACCCGGCTCGGCGAAGCCACGCAAACCCTTCACGACTTCGATACGCCCCTGGCGGAGGCCACAACGCCATCGCTGGAGGCGCTGAGTGCTTTCAGCCGCGGCATGCAGGCGTTCAACACCAAAGGCAGCAGTGCCGCGATTCCGCTGTTTCGCTATGCGACGGAACTCGATCCGGAGTTCGCCTGGGCGCATGCCTGGCTCGGACGCATGTACGCCGATCTCGGACGCGAAGATCAGGCCATGGAGAGCACCCGGCGCGCCCATGAGCTTCGCAACCGCGCCAGCGAACGCGAGCGGTTCACCATCGACGTGTCCTACGACCTGCTCGTCACCGGGAACTTAAAACACGCCAAAGATGCATGCGAAGCCTGGATCCAGATGTACCCGCGCGACGTGTACCCGCGAGCTTTCCTGTCGACGAGCATTTACCCCGCCTACGGGCAGTACGAGCGGATGCTCGAAGAATCCAGGGACATCATCGAGCTCGATCCCGACTTCGTTGTGGGCTATCGCAATGCCGCCGTTAGCCTCATTGCACTCAACCGCGCCGACGAAGCTGCGGAAGTTCTGCAACGGGCAACGCAGCGAAAACTCTTCCTTGCCAGCTTCGTCACGGACGAGTATCGGATCGCGTACCTGAAAGGCGACGAACACGGCATGGAGCAGGCGCTCCAAACCGCGCCTCGGAACCCATGGCTGCTGTATTACCACGCCGCCACGCTGGCCCGGGCCGGCCAGGTGAAACAAGCGGAGGAGTTCCGCAGCCGTGCGCTGGATCTGGCGCGGCAGTCTCTCCGGCAGGACATGGAGGCCGAGTTCATGGTCGGCTCAGCCTTCACCGACCTCTTCTACGGAGATCGGGGCAGGGCAGCGCAGACCCTGCGCGCGGCCCTGAAGCTACCGTCCGGACGCTACACCCAGGCCTCGGCGGCGCTCGCTATGGCGATCCTCGGCAACGCACCCGAAGCCACTTCGATGGCGCGCGAGCTTGGGAAGCGCTTTCCGGAAGACACCGCGCTCCAGAACAACTGCATCCCTGCCATCGACGCCGCGGTGGCCCTGCACCAGAACAAGCCTCAAGTTGCGCTCGATCTCCTCAACCGAACGTCGCAGTTCGGCCTGAGTCTGCCTCTGTACGCAACCTTCCTGCGCGGCCAGGCTCAGCTTGCATTGCGCCATGGGCCGGACGCAGCCGCATCGTTCCGCGCAATCGTGGATCACCCCGGCCTCGTGCTGAACGATCCTCTGGGAAGCGTCGCGCAGATGCACCTGGCGCAGGCCAATGCGCTGTCCGGGAGCCACACGAGCGACCTCGCCACCGCGGATCTTCCTCGTCAATCGCAGCCGGGGTCCCGACGTGACATCCCTCCGCCCTACATGGCAAGGGAACTGGCAGAAGTGCGCTGA
- a CDS encoding di-heme oxidoredictase family protein yields MKHLLVCVRKLFFLSLALLTLPTYAQQPTASSAALPAWMRANDPGPRPNPKSPIPKAVPGLNANEIALFTESLLRVSELEGTCDTCVQQPQGVLPIDPSPNNPFSPKSLINSAGMGPVFNADQCFTCHSQPSIGGSATRSNAAFEVAKRMGANNVVPDFEEREGPFREVRFKFKKNGERDGGVHSLFTVAGRSDVPSNCRLEQPNFEHEMQERNLAFRIPLQLFGLGLIEAIPDTAIRANMRANREAKQALGIAGHPNINPNTGTISRFGWKAQNASLTMFAGEAYNVEMGISNDLFPTSRSEDSNCNVAYEPFDVPRTDEISYNNPLKIMPAWLMFTEFMRFVDAPPLVPMTGAADRGRKLFSEIGCALCHTPSFQTPGSANPNGPWDEVGAKTLALRGQTVNLYSDLLVHHMGATLADNVVQGDAGPDEFRTTPLWGLGQRIYFLHDGRTSDLMVAIQDHFSFPGFNGGDNPSRDRDSPKYGFSEANGTVATFNRLSEADKQAILTFLRTL; encoded by the coding sequence ATGAAGCACCTGCTCGTCTGTGTTCGCAAGCTTTTCTTCTTGTCCCTGGCTCTGCTCACTCTTCCCACCTACGCTCAGCAGCCCACGGCTTCCTCGGCAGCGCTACCCGCCTGGATGCGCGCGAACGACCCGGGTCCACGCCCGAATCCGAAGAGCCCGATCCCCAAAGCCGTTCCCGGCCTCAATGCGAACGAGATTGCTCTCTTCACAGAGAGCCTGCTCCGAGTCTCGGAGTTGGAAGGCACCTGCGACACCTGTGTGCAACAACCGCAGGGTGTCCTGCCCATCGACCCGTCGCCCAACAATCCGTTCTCCCCGAAGAGCCTCATCAACTCCGCTGGCATGGGGCCCGTGTTCAACGCAGACCAGTGCTTCACCTGTCACTCGCAGCCGTCGATCGGTGGCAGCGCCACCCGCAGCAACGCCGCCTTCGAAGTCGCCAAACGCATGGGCGCCAACAACGTCGTACCTGACTTCGAAGAACGCGAAGGCCCCTTCCGCGAGGTACGCTTCAAGTTTAAGAAGAACGGCGAGCGCGATGGCGGTGTGCACAGCCTGTTCACGGTTGCTGGTCGCTCAGACGTGCCTTCCAACTGCCGGCTGGAGCAGCCCAACTTCGAACACGAGATGCAGGAGAGGAATCTTGCGTTCCGCATCCCGCTCCAACTGTTCGGACTTGGCCTGATCGAGGCCATTCCAGACACCGCCATCCGCGCGAACATGCGCGCAAACCGTGAAGCCAAGCAGGCGCTCGGCATCGCGGGCCACCCCAACATCAACCCCAACACCGGTACCATCAGCCGCTTCGGCTGGAAGGCGCAGAACGCCTCCCTGACCATGTTTGCAGGCGAGGCCTACAACGTGGAGATGGGGATCAGCAATGACCTGTTCCCAACGTCACGCAGCGAAGACAGCAACTGCAACGTGGCCTACGAGCCGTTCGATGTTCCGCGCACCGACGAGATCTCTTACAACAACCCGCTCAAGATCATGCCGGCATGGCTCATGTTCACCGAGTTCATGCGCTTCGTCGACGCGCCGCCACTCGTGCCGATGACGGGCGCTGCCGACCGCGGCCGCAAGCTGTTCAGCGAAATCGGCTGTGCTCTCTGCCACACGCCTTCCTTCCAGACCCCCGGCAGTGCCAACCCGAACGGTCCCTGGGACGAGGTGGGTGCAAAGACACTGGCTCTGCGTGGACAGACCGTCAATCTCTACTCCGACCTGCTCGTGCACCACATGGGTGCTACCCTCGCCGACAACGTGGTTCAGGGCGATGCAGGGCCTGACGAGTTCCGGACCACGCCGCTCTGGGGCCTGGGTCAGCGCATCTACTTTCTGCACGACGGCCGCACCAGCGACCTGATGGTGGCGATCCAGGATCACTTCTCGTTCCCTGGCTTCAACGGCGGTGACAACCCGTCCAGGGATCGCGATTCCCCCAAGTACGGCTTTTCTGAAGCGAACGGGACAGTGGCCACCTTCAATCGCCTGTCCGAAGCCGACAAGCAGGCCATTCTGACCTTCCTGCGCACGCTCTAG
- a CDS encoding aldose epimerase family protein, translating to MISRALLLTGLLAMTANAQVSKTPFGTTPAGKAVDMYTIKDAAVTVKVITYGARLQSVIAPDKNGKEADVVLGHPDLAGYLGDRDTYFGAVVGRYGNRIAKGQFVINGQTSHIPINNNGQTLHGGTDGFDNRVWSAKEIPMGVEMTLVSPDGDQGFPGELTAHVRYTLHGHDLRIEYSATTTKPTVLNLTNHAYFNLAGEGNGNVLNTEVMINADRYTPVSDVLIPTGDLPPVAGTPFDFRTPHAIGERINQKNDQLKIAGGYDHNWVLNGANGVMKLAAKAVDPASGRTLTVSTTEPGVQFYTGNFLKEGLITGTGGQKYSYRGGFCFETQHFPDSPNHPKFPTTELDPGHTMRSTTVFSFGVQK from the coding sequence ATGATCTCTCGCGCTTTGCTGCTGACAGGACTTCTCGCCATGACCGCCAACGCCCAGGTTTCCAAGACTCCTTTCGGCACCACGCCTGCCGGTAAGGCTGTCGACATGTACACGATCAAAGATGCCGCCGTCACGGTGAAGGTGATCACCTATGGCGCGCGCCTGCAGAGTGTGATCGCGCCGGACAAGAACGGCAAGGAAGCCGATGTGGTGCTTGGCCACCCTGACCTGGCTGGCTACCTTGGCGACCGCGACACCTACTTCGGTGCGGTCGTGGGACGCTATGGCAATCGCATCGCGAAGGGCCAGTTCGTGATCAACGGCCAGACCTCGCACATTCCAATCAACAACAACGGGCAGACGCTGCATGGCGGAACCGACGGCTTCGACAACCGCGTCTGGTCGGCCAAAGAGATTCCGATGGGCGTTGAGATGACGCTGGTCTCGCCGGACGGAGATCAGGGTTTTCCGGGCGAACTCACCGCGCATGTGCGCTACACGCTGCATGGGCACGACCTGCGCATCGAGTACAGCGCAACGACGACCAAGCCTACTGTGCTTAACCTGACGAACCACGCATACTTCAACTTGGCGGGCGAGGGCAACGGCAACGTTCTGAACACTGAGGTGATGATCAATGCCGATCGCTACACGCCCGTGAGCGACGTGTTGATTCCGACGGGCGATCTGCCTCCTGTTGCTGGAACGCCGTTCGACTTCCGCACGCCGCACGCGATTGGCGAGCGCATCAACCAGAAGAATGACCAGCTCAAGATCGCCGGCGGCTATGACCACAACTGGGTGCTGAACGGAGCGAACGGTGTGATGAAGCTGGCTGCGAAGGCTGTCGACCCGGCGAGCGGACGTACGCTGACCGTCAGCACCACCGAGCCGGGCGTGCAGTTCTACACGGGCAACTTCCTCAAGGAAGGTCTGATTACGGGAACCGGCGGGCAGAAGTACAGCTATCGTGGCGGCTTCTGCTTTGAGACACAGCATTTTCCGGATTCGCCGAACCATCCCAAGTTTCCGACCACGGAACTTGATCCTGGCCACACCATGCGCTCGACGACTGTCTTCAGCTTCGGGGTGCAGAAGTAA